The DNA window AAGAAGAGCCTATGAGACGTTGCCGACTGAGCTGGTAACTTACTTGTTTTATCCTCTGGTTTTAGTGCCAAGGAAAAAGATGTCACGTGTGAGAGTCTACAGCCCTTGTGATGGAAAACGAGTGAGAGTGACGAGACTGTGAGCATTGTTGGTGCCAGGCAgcagccgtccatctgggagcagaacagccgctactatcactgagataagtatctcttttgctgagggttctgctccaTCAGGTAGGGACACCccattagctggggctgggtttgtaagaaaaggttcctgagtaGCTGTCATTATGAGGGAGACAGGTCCCCATTGTCAGGGGCtggtcagttctctggccagtagcagtgtgtcctctgcagcagaaggttagatcctGGAGGATGACTGCAGGTGGAAAGTTGCTTGCCAtcctcccatgtttctctctttcttctgtactgtgttggccaacattctctctctctctctctctctctctctctctctctctgtctgtccttgcctctccttgtgccgtCTTCCTTCTTAGCACACAGGCAGGCGTGCTCGGAGTGCATCCCCACAGCCTATGTATCAGGAgccatgaagaagtaggagggcaTGAACATAATGCAGAGTAATGGGCACGAGAGCGGAGCGGTGAGTGTTGgtgttaactcggtctctgttcatcgagtggggctgatgtagatgggatggaagagggaggcagggatgagggcaagatttcatgcaccaatagagctgtgtgtagtgatggctcatgcttggcttttgcagctgcgcttccAGAGGagctgtccaggagccccagccagaggagaaagttGCAGAAGggaacctgagcagcctggacatcctaagcagacatgaacagtcctcagctttctgcctcctgcataactggctgtaaGGGGTCAGtgtttggaattcctcatctctaCTTGCTTCGGTTTTGTTCAGAGACTGTGAACTTCCTCGTTGAACATAGTGCTGTGTGGGATTCAGAATAGGGAGAGGtacaagtctcctgtgcagagtgagtattttggatgtaggtgcagtgggctgctttttagtTGCAGTGCTAAAGCTGTAATGGGAGGAACGGTTGAGGGTGGAGCCCTGAGGTGAGGTAGATGCAAGAAGAACCTATGCATGTTGCAGACTGAGAtggtaactgatttgttttcccccttgtgctgggttcagtaccaagggaaaagaagtggagggtcagagtCCGCTCTCCTCCTTTCATAAGGTTTGATGCGTCTGACCAGCGTCTGCAGAGTGCGTATTTTAGGTGTTGTTTCAAGGGATGCTTTTTGGTTGTAATGCTAAAGGtgtgatgggaggagggttcagggcagatcaccactgtgtgggagaggcagAAAGAAGAGCCTCCCCAACATTGTCAACAGAGAtggtaacttgtttgttttttccccctctgctggatttagtaccaagggaaaagagagCTCGCATCAGTCTACtaccctcatgcgatggaaatcAAGCGAGAGCAATGGGACCACGAGAGTTATTGCTGCCATGAACAAGCCGTGCAACTGGGAGAACAGATGcgactctcaatgagataagtgtctgtcttggtgattgctctgttttttgagtagctgtgcttatgagggagacagggtccccattttcagggtctgctcagttctctggctaGTAGCGCTgtgttctctgcagcagaaggttagatccaggaggatgactgcaggtggagagttgcttgccttcttcccatgtctctctctctctctctctctgttccctagtatattggccaacacacacccgtTCTCTATCGTTGCACTATCTGCCTTTGTAGGACATGGGCAGGCATGCTAGGTGTGCATCgccacaggttaggtcttgggagccatggagtagtaggaggggacgaaagtcatgtggggctgtgggtgctGAAGTGGAGCAATGACTGTTGgtgttaacttggtctctgttcatcgagtggggctgatgtagatgggatggaagagggaggaagggatgagTTCAAGATTGCAAGCACCAGTAGTGCTGTGTATAGTGATAGTTATTGTTTGGCTTCATTAATTTGCAGAGGAATCGTCTAGGAGACTTATCATCCAGCTAATATatcagaagtggatctgagcagcttgggcaTCCTTCTAAAGAGACATGAATAATCCTCATGTTTCTGACTGGGTAAGAGGctctggtattaaggctggggaagagacaagaatttcctgaacaaagtgactattttgcatgccgttacaatgggtcccttctagttgcagttCTATAGTAGTAATGGGAGAGGGGTTGCGAGCGGAGCCATGGGATATAGGAGAAGTGAAATGAAAAGACAACAACACATTGCAGGCGGTGATGCTAATTTTTTGGGTTTTTCCCCTTTGtcctgggtttagtaccaagggaaaagaagtcaagCGTCAGTCTACTGCCATGACATGGTGGAAAGTGAGTGAGATCAGCGAGACTGCGATCATTGTTGATCCCAGACAAGCGCCATCCATCTGGGAGCTGAGTAGAGGCCACTGTCAGTGacataagtgtctggtttggggagggcTCTGCTCACACCCCGCCTGAGTTCAAGTTGGGAAGCCCGGTAATGTAGGGCTGGGTGTGTAGGAAAAGGTTCCCCACTAGCTGTGGGTTACGAGGGAGAAAAGGTCCCATTTTCAGAGGTGGCTCACTTCTCTGGTCAGGAACAGTTTCTACTCCGCAGCAGAAGGTTGTAtcgaggaggatgactccaggtgatgAGTTGCTTGATTTCTTCCCAtgtttctctctcgctctctactctagtgtgttggccaacacgctCTCTCTCTTCGCCCCCCTTCTTGTGCCGTCTCCTTTTATAGAACACTGGCACGTGTGTATTGCATGTCTCGTGAGCCatggagtagtaggaggggacgaaaatcatgGAGGGCTGTCGGTgcaagtggagcggtgactgtcagTGTTAGCTTGGTCTCATCGTGGGGGGCCGATGAAGgtaggatggaagagggaggcagggatgagggcaagagctctgtgtaatgatggctcatgcttggcttttgtagCTGTTCTTACAGAGGAATTGTTGTTCTGGAGCCGTAGCTGGAGGAGAAACTGGATCTGAGCAGTTTGAACATcattctaagcagacatgaacagtcctcactttctgcctcctgcataactaCACTTCATGACTTCTAGCGTCACAGCTGAAGCCTAAGGTAAATGCATGGTAGAGGCTGAGTACAGGCAGCTGCTTCCCTTTAGGTGGGTTTGGTTTCTCATAAAagttttcctccttgttctgggtgtgggaggagaatttCGCTATTGTGGGAGTAGCTGTGGGATTATGATGAGGAGAAGAGACAATAGTCTCCTTAGTGTGACTCTATTGCAGGAgtccccaatgcagtgcctgtgggtgccatggtgcctgccgAGACAGCTATGTGCACCTGCCTACTAATTGCCAAACAAGCAGCCGCCGAAATACCACCCGGAACCAGCGTCATCAAGAAGCGTTGCTGCCGAAATGTTGCTGATTTTCGGTGGCGGTGCCTCTCAATAACGCTGGTTCTTGGCGGCTGCTTGTTTGGTGACCACGCTCCTCGGTGGCTAGTTGTCCGGCGCCCGCCACactaaaaggttggggacccctgctctattgGGGGCAGGTGCAATAGACTGACCAAGCACTGCCATTCTTACATTCATATGTTATGCAGACCAAGGGTCCAGCTACCCcccagtatgctgtcttctgACTGGCTaacgccaggtgcttcagagggagtgaacagaacagggaatcgagaagtgatccatcctgtgtcgcccattcccagcttctggcaaacagaggataagggcaccatccctgcccatcctcaccaatagccattgatgcacgtgtcctccatgaatttacctagttctttttttaaccctgttatagtcttggctttcacagcattctctggcaaggagctccacatgtcgagtgtgcgttgtgtgctttttaattgtatctataaaggtgtaatgggagatgagagaagaaccacctacacaacactgcagattccgatgatatcttgtgttgtgcttagtaccgCAGAGAGAGAAGTCAAGGTCCCCGTTGTGAGACGGAAAGCATACAAGATCTGTGAGACAGTGAGCGTTGTTGATGCCAGGCTATGGCGATGCCATCGAGGTGGGAGCGGAGCAGCCATCACcaccagtgagataagtgtctagtTCGCTGAAGACTCTGGTAacggcccacctgcctccagggTTGGTCTGGTTGTTAGCTGTGGCTTGGTttgtaggaaaagattcctgactagctgtggttacgagggagacaaggtccccgttttcaggggctggtcatttatctgtccacaagcagtgtgtcctacgcagcagagggttggacccagggggatgactccagctagTGAGTTACTTGACTTCCTCCCacgtttttctgtctctctcctctaatgtgttggccaacacacactctgtctgtcactctctctctgtccttgccttttCCTTGTGCTGTCGACTTtcttaggacatgggcaggtgtggtaggtatgcatccccacaggcttggtctcgggagctatgaacaagtaggaagggactgaaatcatgcagggtagtgggcaCGAGAGTGCAACGGTGACTGCGGGTGTTGACTGAATCTCTGCTCTAGTGGAGCTGAagcagatgggatgggagagggaggcagggatgagggcaagatttcgtgtaccaattgaattttgtgtagtgatggcttttgCTTGGGTTACTTGCTgcatttgcagaggaatcatccaggagcagcagccagaggagaaattggcagacatggacctgagcagcctggccatccttctaagcagagatTAACAGACCTCAACTTTCTACCTTCCTCATAACGGGgtgtgagtaagaggtcagtgcttggaattcctcctCTGTTGTCACTCCAGTTTTGTTCCTCTTTGGGTATGTggctctgtgggattcagacaagggaaaggcacaagtctcctgctCAGAGTGGCTGTTTTGGGTGTAGTTGCAACAGGCTTCTTTCTAGTTGTGGTCCTGAAGGTGTAACGGAAAAAGGGTTAtgggtggaggtctggggtgcgGAAAATGAGAGAAGAACCTATGTAACGTTGCTGACTGAGATGCTAACCTGTTTGTTTCCCCCCTTTGTGCTGGGTTAGTACCAAtagaaaagaagtggagggtcagcgtCCACttccctcatgcgatggaaagcgagtGAGAGCGATGAGATAGCAAGCATTACTGATGCCAGGTAAGAGCtgtccagctgggagtggagcagccaccactctcaatgagaaaagtgtctgttttggtgattgctctgctcacggcccgcTTCGCTCCAGGTAGGCACGTCCCGTTAGCTAGGTCTGTGTTTGTAAGAAAACGTTCCTGACTAGCTATGGttctgagggagacaaggtccccattttcaggggctgctcacttCTTTGTTCACAAGcgctgtgtcctctgcagaaatCGTTAGATCCAGAAAGTTGATtccaggtggcgagttgcttgccttcctcctgtgtttttctctctgtctctctcctctggtacgttggccaacacacaccctcttcTGTCTCTCTGTTCTTGCCTTTCTTTGTGCTGTCTTCCTTTATAGGACACGGGCgaggtgctaggtgtgcatccccacaggctaggtcttgggatCCATGGAGAAGTAGAAGCGGAGAAAATCATGCGGGGCAGTGGGCGCTACAGTGGAGCAGTGACTGTCGGTGTTGACTCGGTCATGGTTCATCGAGTTGGCCTGATGTAGATGGgacgggagagggaggcagggatgagggcaagattacttggaccaattgaattttgtgtagtgatggcttttgCTTGGCTTTTTTCTGTGCTTGAACTCATCTCTGTTCATTGAGTTGGGCTCAGGTGGATGGcatgggagaggaaggaagggatgAGGGTAAGATTTCATGCACGAATAGAACTTGTTGTACTGATTGGTCATGCATGGGTTTTGCATGTGCACTTGCAGAGGAAGTATCCAGGAACCCCAGGCCGAGCAgaaactggcagaagtggacctgatcaGCCTGagcatccttctaagcagacatgaacagtcctttCCTTTTTGCCTCCCACTTAACTTGGTGTGGGTAAGCGATCAATGCTTTGAATTCcacatctgtacttgctgtagttttcttcgcAGGCTAGAAGCCCAACAATCTGCAAGCCAAAAACTGTCCAACAGGAAACTCAGAAAGTAATTAAGCCAAAAATAAGCCCAATTTTTGCAGTTTCTTTGCAGGTTTCTCATGTCTGAGCaaagtctgctgtgcagagtgtcTATTTCAGGTGTcgttgcaagagctgctttcTATTTGTAGTCCTAAAGGCGTGATGGgatgggggttcagggcagagaaccactgtgtgggagaggcagAAAGAAGAGCCTCCCCAACATTGCCAATGGAGATGGTAACTTCGGCTGGATTTAGTACCAGGGGAAAAGAAATCTTgcatcagagtctactgccctcattaGCACAAGCTCCAGAGTTTCTCTCTGCAGGTCCCTGTCTGATCCTTGGGGTCAGCCGAGATGGTGGCCTCACACAAGGCTAATCTGAGGTGATCCCTTAAAGCCAGGACTTGTCTGAGCAGGGGTCAGGTTGCCTAGACTGCTATGACTAGTGTGATTGTACTGGGGGGTTGGTGGCTGCATCAAAgcctgggcaggaagaggtgcaTGAAAGGGAGTTCACCTTGTCCTGATTAACCAGCTgtgtcccctccttcccccgaCCAGGCCCCCAGCGAGTACGAGACCAGCCCCGAGCAAGTCTTCTACTGCATCGCCCACCTCACCCGCAGGCAGCAGGATGTGCTGTGGGTGGTGGCTGTGACCTCGGCAGGACGCAGCAACATCAGTGCAAAGGTCATTGGGAAAGGTGCGGCAGGgccggtggggtggggtgggcagatgGGATGGGGCAATGGGGCTGAGtggaggggagctgggtgtctcTCTGGGTAACAGAGTCCTGGGAGAGGTGGAAGGGTCGGGTCGTCTGGCATTTAGATTTGGCTCAATATAGAGGCTGGGGGGCCCACTACGCACTCTGCATCCAGGCTCGGGTTTGACATGTGCCCTGGTGCTGGCTCTGGGTCGGCCCCTCGTCTCCAGAACTAGCCGTAGCCGGCACCTCGCGATGCACCGGCTACTCCATCTGCCCATGGGCTTGGAGCAGGTTCTGCGGCATCGACAAAGGTGGTGAATCTCAGCCCCgggtgcagcagggtggggtCTGCACTGGTGGGATAGGCAGGCTCTGTGTGCCTGGCTCGTCCGGCCAGACTGATGTTCCTTTCTTCCCAGCCCAGACCATCTCCTTCGGCGGCACCGTCACCATTCCATGGATAAGGACGTGAGGCTGCCGTGCAGTGCAGTTGGGGAGCCGGCCCCTGTCATGAAATGGACCAAGGACAGGTAACTAAAACCTCCCTTTTCCCCACTGCGCAGCCCCTTGGGAGGAGCCCTGATCCTGTGAATGGGATTcgtccatcctaagtgcaggactctgcacttgtccttgttgaatctcatcaggtttcttttggcccagtcctctaatttgtctaggtccctctgtatcctatccctaccctccagtgtatctaccactcctcccagtttaatgtaatctgcaaacttgctgagagtgcagtccatgccatcctccaagtcattaatgaagatattgaacaaaaccagccccaggaccgaccgttgggacactccgcttgatatcggctgccaactagacgtggagccattgatcagtactcattgagcctgatgatctagacagctttctatccgccttatagtccattaatccagcccatactttaacctaatggccttctatgaggagataactgggtctgtggatgaggggaaagcagtggatgtgttattccttgactttagcaaagcttttgatacggtctcccacagtattcttgccagcaagttagtcagacatgacttgcccttggtgaatccatgctcactgttcctgatcactttcctctcctctaagtgcctcagaattgattccttgaggacctgctccatgatttttctaggggctgaggtgaggctgactggcctgtagttccccggatcctcctccttcccttttttaaagatgggcactacattagccttttccagtcatccgggacctcccccgttcgacatgagttttcaaagataatggccaatggctctgcaatcacatccaccaactcctttagcacctttggatgcagcgcatctggccccatggacttctgTTTGTCCATTTTTTCTAAATAGTatcaaaccacttctttctccacagagggctggtcacctcctccccatgctatgctgcccagtgcagccgtctgggagctgaccttattcgtgaagacagaggcaaaaaaagcaatgagtaaattagctttttccacatcttctgtcactaggttacctccctcattcagtaaggggcccatgttttccttgactttcttcttgttgctaacgtacctgaagaaacccgtcttgttactcttaacatctgtGGTATGGGGAGGGCATTTGAGGAAAGGCCTCAGATAGTTTGGGGGATCCTTTGTGCCCTCTCAAGGAGTTGTCAGGTGCTATGGAGTCTTCCTGAAGTGCGGTAACTTTTTGTGGAGAGCCAGGAAGGTGACGACAGGTCCTTCTGTAGTTTGTCTTTCTTCTTGTGTGTCTTTCTGCTGTCATATGTTGGCCAATATGCACTCTCTCGCTCCTTGtactgcaggggttggcaacttatggcatgtgtgctgaagCCGGCACACGAGCTGATATTCAGTCGCACTcgcgctgcctgggtcctggccactggtccgggggtgctctgcatttttactttacatacaacaatagttaatttaattttaaatgaagcttgttaAACATTTAACAAAACCTCAAGAGTTATATATTATACCTTCTAAAgacactaatttaaggttttgcatgctagTAATACATGTTACAGtgattaaatgaagactcggcacaccacttctgaaaggttgctgacccctgttgtaCTGTTTCCTTGCATAGAACATGGGTGCATGCTCACAGGCTTGGATTGGAGAGTCTACATTGGACTGGGGaactgggaggaggaagagaagcatGATGGGTACTCGATCCTCCATTGGTGGTGTGGGGGGTGACTGTGGGAGTTGACTGTCACAGTTCATCAAGTAGGGCTGatgtatcctccatgaatttacctagttcttttttgaatcccattgtaatcttggccttcacaacattctctgtgaaggagttccacaggttgagcgtgcattgtgtacttttcaattgtatctataaaggtgt is part of the Mauremys mutica isolate MM-2020 ecotype Southern chromosome 8, ASM2049712v1, whole genome shotgun sequence genome and encodes:
- the LOC123376672 gene encoding uncharacterized protein LOC123376672 isoform X2; translation: MHGFCMCTCRGSIQEPQAEQKLAEVDLISLSILLSRHEQSFPFCLPLNLVWAPSEYETSPEQVFYCIAHLTRRQQDVLWVVAVTSAGRSNISAKPRPSPSAAPSPFHG
- the LOC123376672 gene encoding Down syndrome cell adhesion molecule-like protein 1 homolog isoform X1: MHGFCMCTCRGSIQEPQAEQKLAEVDLISLSILLSRHEQSFPFCLPLNLVWAPSEYETSPEQVFYCIAHLTRRQQDVLWVVAVTSAGRSNISAKVIGKAQTISFGGTVTIPWIRT